A window of Stutzerimonas stutzeri genomic DNA:
GCGCAGCGCCCCAGTATTCCGGCACGACGCTCCAGACTCGCTCGAAGATTGCTTGCGGATCGACCATAAACACGGTGACGTCGATGACATCGTCGAACGTACAACCCGCCGCTTGCAGAATCGCATTCAGGTTATCGAACGCACGCCGCACCTGCGTTTCCAGTTCCGGTTCGGGTGAGCCGTCCTCGCGGCTGCCGACCTGACCGGAAACGAACAGTAAGCCATTGTTGCGGATGGCCGGGGAATAGCGATTACGCTCATAGAGCGCCTGGCGTCCGGGCGGAAAAACAACGTCACGCGGTGTCATGTGCAACCTCCAGCGAGGATCTAGGCGATCCGTTGAACGAAGGCGTCACTGTAGAGGCCACGCACCACTGGATAAACGCGCCAGCCCGCTCAACACTGTTTGCATATTCCAAACAATCTGGGAGTTGCGATGGACCGTTTCGATGCCATGCAGGCCTTCGTGCGCGTGGTGGAAACCGGCAGCTTCACCAAGGCCGCCGAGACACTGCGCATCAGCAAGACCAGCGTCACCCAGCAGGTCCAGCAACTTGAGGCGCGGCTTCGCGTCAAGCTGCTCAACCGCACCACACGCAAAG
This region includes:
- a CDS encoding RidA family protein, which encodes MTPRDVVFPPGRQALYERNRYSPAIRNNGLLFVSGQVGSREDGSPEPELETQVRRAFDNLNAILQAAGCTFDDVIDVTVFMVDPQAIFERVWSVVPEYWGAAPHPTLTAVGVTWLYGFQFEIKVIAKLPEPAAA